The Spirosoma radiotolerans genome has a window encoding:
- a CDS encoding homogentisate 1,2-dioxygenase: MPFYQTLGRIPPKRHTQFARPDGTTSPGDGPFYYEQLFGTIGFEGMSSLLYHVHRPTMVRDVLESVDMTPKLAVAKNMLSRKLLGFGVEPADDFLDSRVPLLVNNDLIFGLAAPRQSLTDYFYKNADADELLFVHRGSGKLRTLFGTIPFQYGDYLIIPRGVIYQIEFDSADNRLLYVESHSPIYTPKRYRNQFGQLLEHSPFCERDILRPGNLETHDEMGDFLIKIKKQGALHSLVYASHPFDVVGWDGYNYPYGFSIFNFEPITGRVHQPPPVHQTFQTDAFVVCSFVPRLFDYHPQAIPAPYNHSNIDSDEVIYYVDGDFMSRNDIAPGHITLHPGGTPHGPAPGAMERSIGKKETQEYAVMVDTFRPLMLTEQAVALDDGKYYKSWLM; this comes from the coding sequence ATGCCTTTTTATCAGACACTGGGCCGGATTCCGCCCAAACGCCATACGCAGTTTGCCCGGCCCGATGGGACTACCAGCCCAGGCGACGGCCCCTTTTACTACGAGCAGTTGTTTGGCACCATTGGTTTCGAGGGCATGTCATCGCTGCTGTATCATGTTCACCGACCGACTATGGTGCGCGATGTACTGGAGAGCGTGGACATGACACCGAAATTGGCTGTTGCGAAAAATATGCTATCGCGGAAATTGCTGGGATTTGGTGTCGAGCCAGCCGATGATTTTCTGGACAGCCGGGTACCGCTTCTGGTCAACAATGACTTGATTTTTGGATTGGCCGCTCCACGCCAATCCTTAACGGACTATTTCTACAAAAATGCCGATGCCGACGAGCTTCTGTTTGTGCATCGTGGCTCGGGCAAACTCAGAACGCTGTTCGGGACGATTCCCTTTCAATACGGCGACTACCTGATTATTCCGCGTGGGGTAATTTACCAGATCGAATTCGATTCTGCTGATAATCGACTTCTGTACGTCGAGTCGCATTCGCCCATTTACACGCCCAAACGCTACCGGAATCAGTTCGGGCAACTGCTCGAACATTCGCCTTTCTGTGAGCGGGATATCCTCCGTCCGGGTAACCTGGAAACGCATGATGAAATGGGCGATTTTCTGATAAAAATCAAGAAACAGGGAGCGTTGCATTCGCTTGTTTATGCATCGCATCCGTTCGATGTCGTTGGCTGGGATGGCTATAATTACCCGTATGGTTTCTCGATTTTCAACTTCGAACCCATCACAGGTCGGGTCCATCAGCCACCGCCGGTTCATCAGACCTTCCAGACCGATGCTTTCGTGGTTTGCTCGTTTGTGCCGCGCCTGTTCGATTACCATCCGCAGGCCATTCCAGCTCCGTACAACCACTCGAACATCGACTCCGACGAGGTCATTTATTACGTAGATGGCGACTTTATGAGCCGCAACGACATTGCTCCCGGCCACATTACGCTGCACCCCGGCGGCACTCCGCATGGTCCTGCACCCGGTGCCATGGAGCGCAGCATTGGCAAAAAAGAAACCCAGGAATACGCCGTCATGGTCGATACATTCCGCCCGCTCATGCTAACCGAACAAGCCGTGGCGCTTGACGATGGGAAATACTATAAATCGTGGCTTATGTAA
- the hppD gene encoding 4-hydroxyphenylpyruvate dioxygenase — METLEIEQPVTSSGEDFLPLNGTDYLELYVGNARQSAHYFQTAFGFQPVAHAGLATGLRDRESYVVQQGKIRLVLTSPLHGDSDIGRHLDQHGDGVRVVALWVDDAKQAYNETTRRGAKPYLEPTREQDEHGYVVRSGIHTYGDTVHVFVERNDYTGVFLPGYQPWTPAYRPANTGLNYVDHMVGNVGWHEMNQWMAFYQDVMGFQQLVSFDDKDISTDYTALMSKVMSNGNGRVKFPINEPAEGKKKSQIEEYLDFYGGPGIQHIAVATDNIVETVLALRDRGVEFLTVPETYYEHLANRIGQIDEDIDTLRPLGILVDRDDEGYLLQIFTKPICPRPTLFFEIIQRKGARSFGKGNFKALFEAIEREQALRGTL, encoded by the coding sequence ATGGAAACGCTCGAAATAGAACAACCCGTTACATCGTCGGGGGAAGACTTTTTACCGTTAAACGGTACTGATTACCTGGAGCTGTATGTGGGCAATGCCCGTCAGTCGGCCCATTATTTTCAGACGGCTTTTGGGTTTCAGCCGGTGGCGCACGCGGGATTGGCAACGGGTTTGCGCGACCGGGAATCCTATGTCGTTCAACAGGGTAAAATCCGGCTTGTGCTGACGTCACCCCTGCATGGCGACAGCGACATTGGCCGACACCTCGACCAGCACGGCGACGGCGTTCGGGTGGTGGCCTTGTGGGTTGATGACGCAAAACAGGCTTATAACGAAACAACCCGACGGGGTGCGAAGCCTTACCTAGAGCCCACCCGTGAACAGGATGAGCATGGGTATGTCGTTCGGTCGGGCATTCATACCTATGGCGACACGGTGCATGTATTTGTGGAGCGCAACGACTATACTGGCGTGTTTTTACCGGGCTATCAGCCCTGGACACCTGCCTATCGACCGGCCAACACGGGCCTGAACTATGTAGATCACATGGTTGGCAATGTGGGCTGGCACGAAATGAATCAATGGATGGCGTTCTATCAGGATGTGATGGGTTTTCAGCAACTCGTGTCGTTCGATGATAAAGACATCTCGACCGATTACACGGCCCTGATGAGTAAGGTGATGAGCAATGGAAACGGGCGGGTGAAGTTTCCGATCAATGAACCCGCCGAAGGTAAAAAGAAGTCGCAGATTGAAGAATACCTGGACTTTTACGGCGGCCCCGGCATTCAACATATCGCCGTAGCAACGGACAACATTGTAGAAACGGTGTTGGCGCTTCGGGATCGCGGTGTCGAATTTCTGACGGTTCCCGAAACGTATTACGAACATCTTGCCAACCGTATTGGGCAAATTGATGAGGATATAGACACCTTACGGCCGCTCGGCATTCTGGTCGACCGGGACGACGAGGGTTATCTGCTCCAGATCTTCACGAAACCCATTTGTCCGCGCCCTACGCTCTTTTTCGAGATCATTCAACGCAAAGGAGCCCGTTCGTTCGGGAAAGGCAATTTCAAAGCCCTGTTCGAAGCCATCGAACGCGAACAGGCGCTGCGGGGAACGTTGTAA
- the phhA gene encoding phenylalanine 4-monooxygenase has product MTYSNYTPDDQAVWQLLFSRQMAQLPGKASQAYLDGITATGFRADRIPDFERDLNPRLQQLTGWRVQAVDGLIPNRDFFELMANRNFPATTWLRQRNQLDYLPEPDMFHDTFGHVPMLSNQAFCDFLAALSQIALHHIDSEEAIAMISRLYWYTVEFGLIREGDQLRIYGGGILSSPGETTYSLFSLEPQRIPYAVETLLKTPYIIDHFQEQYFVIESFEQLYQSVSQIEETLESLLVS; this is encoded by the coding sequence ATGACATACTCCAACTATACCCCCGACGACCAGGCCGTTTGGCAGCTTCTGTTTTCGCGGCAGATGGCGCAGTTGCCCGGCAAAGCCAGCCAGGCTTATCTGGACGGGATTACGGCAACGGGTTTTCGGGCGGATCGCATTCCTGATTTCGAACGGGATCTCAACCCGCGCTTGCAACAGTTAACGGGTTGGCGGGTGCAGGCCGTCGATGGATTGATTCCGAACCGTGATTTTTTTGAACTGATGGCCAACCGGAATTTTCCGGCGACCACCTGGCTGCGTCAGCGCAATCAACTGGATTATTTGCCGGAGCCGGACATGTTTCATGACACCTTCGGGCATGTGCCCATGCTGTCTAATCAGGCTTTCTGCGATTTTCTGGCTGCACTGAGCCAGATCGCCCTGCATCATATCGACAGTGAGGAAGCCATTGCTATGATCTCCCGTTTGTACTGGTATACCGTTGAGTTTGGGTTGATTCGGGAAGGCGATCAGCTACGAATTTATGGCGGGGGCATTTTGTCCTCTCCTGGCGAAACAACGTACAGCTTGTTTAGCCTGGAGCCGCAACGAATTCCCTATGCCGTGGAGACATTGCTTAAAACGCCGTACATCATCGATCATTTTCAGGAACAGTACTTCGTTATCGAGTCCTTCGAACAGCTTTATCAATCTGTATCGCAAATCGAAGAGACCCTGGAGAGCTTATTAGTAAGTTAG
- a CDS encoding MarR family winged helix-turn-helix transcriptional regulator: MTHPSDTRAYFFKIDTTIKKIRNALQKQFTDAGFDLTVDQWVIIDHLYRNPGISQNTISEMTTKDAPTVTRIIDLLSQKGLTERRMADTDRRKFLVYLTEAGEAKYAEVLPVVSAMRRKGWGDLSDDDYQHFVRIMDSIYSNISE, translated from the coding sequence ATGACCCACCCATCTGATACGCGTGCTTATTTTTTCAAGATTGATACCACGATCAAGAAAATTCGGAATGCGTTGCAAAAGCAATTTACCGATGCGGGTTTCGACCTGACCGTCGATCAGTGGGTAATCATTGACCACCTGTATCGCAATCCGGGCATCAGTCAGAATACCATTTCGGAAATGACTACCAAAGATGCTCCAACCGTTACGCGTATTATCGACCTGCTCAGTCAGAAAGGCTTAACGGAACGGCGCATGGCCGATACCGACCGGCGTAAGTTTCTGGTTTACCTGACCGAAGCTGGCGAAGCGAAATATGCGGAGGTATTACCCGTCGTATCGGCCATGCGACGCAAAGGCTGGGGCGACCTAAGTGACGATGATTACCAGCACTTTGTCCGGATCATGGATTCTATCTACAGCAACATCAGCGAGTGA
- a CDS encoding right-handed parallel beta-helix repeat-containing protein: MKNLIVPVFFLATSTLYAQTQLFVAPSGNNANPGTLARPLASLEKALTKVKSSPSDKVQIFLRKGIYYLPKTVRIDPQITQGKSLTISNYQTETAQLSGGRRLQLRWKKNPNGIWTAVVTGPAFEQLLVNGQKQVLARYPNYDAKARVYNGTAADALSDERIRRWKAPKGGYVHALHKGEWGDFHYRITGKEAGQVKLEGGWQNNRPAPMHPQERFVENIAEELDAPGEWFYNRTTHVLSLMPPPGVNLTTARIDVSRLKGLLELKGNPKDPLKNVHVHTIRFVNAERTFMETNEPLLRSDWMIYRGAAVFLENTENCQFTNCEFTELGGNALFMSAYNRNSVVKGSYFHAIGASAICFVGDSSAVRSPAFRYEEFVPYAKQDRLPGPKSEAYPAQCVAEDNLIHHIGQLEKQAAGVEISMASGIVVRHNSIYQVPRAGINISEGTWGGHLLEYNDVFDTVLETGDHGSFNSWGRDRFWHPNRATMDSLVAAHPELIDLDAKATTIIRNNRFRCDHGWDIDLDDGSSNYLITNNVCLNGGLKFREGFNRVAENNILVNNSFHPHVWFKNSGDVFRRNIVMRPYAPIGITEWGKEVDFNEFPDQAALLKAQKNGTDEHSLAGDSQFMNAAKGDYRVMPDSPALKIGFQNFGMNQFGVQRPALRFIAETPKLPVLLNAQLEDTVKEMVWLGATIRNVQGLGDRSAFGLPDEKGVIVVNIPTESLLAASGLQKGDVIRTANNEEVPTIGRLIAIQQQINWTGRLPVTIMRNQQALGLTLPLK; this comes from the coding sequence ATGAAAAACCTGATCGTTCCTGTTTTTTTTCTGGCGACATCGACTCTCTACGCACAAACTCAGTTGTTTGTCGCGCCATCGGGCAACAATGCCAATCCGGGTACGCTCGCCCGGCCGCTGGCGAGTCTGGAAAAGGCACTGACGAAAGTAAAGTCGTCGCCTTCCGATAAGGTTCAGATTTTTTTGCGAAAAGGCATTTACTATCTGCCCAAAACGGTCCGTATCGATCCGCAAATTACGCAGGGAAAGAGTTTGACCATTAGTAACTACCAAACCGAAACGGCCCAGCTAAGTGGGGGAAGACGGTTGCAGCTTCGCTGGAAAAAGAACCCGAACGGCATCTGGACGGCAGTGGTTACAGGACCTGCCTTCGAGCAGTTATTGGTCAATGGTCAGAAACAGGTGCTGGCTCGCTACCCGAATTATGACGCCAAAGCCCGTGTCTACAACGGTACAGCCGCCGACGCCTTGAGTGACGAACGAATCAGGCGCTGGAAAGCGCCAAAAGGAGGCTATGTGCATGCTCTGCACAAAGGCGAATGGGGCGATTTTCACTACCGGATAACGGGAAAAGAGGCTGGTCAGGTGAAACTCGAAGGCGGCTGGCAGAACAACCGCCCGGCACCCATGCATCCGCAGGAGCGGTTTGTCGAAAACATTGCCGAAGAACTGGACGCGCCCGGTGAGTGGTTTTATAACCGAACAACCCATGTGCTGTCGCTCATGCCGCCACCGGGCGTCAACTTAACGACCGCACGCATTGACGTATCGCGGTTGAAAGGGCTGCTTGAACTCAAAGGAAACCCGAAGGATCCGCTGAAAAACGTACACGTTCACACCATCCGGTTCGTCAACGCCGAGCGGACGTTTATGGAAACCAACGAGCCACTTCTACGCAGCGACTGGATGATTTACCGGGGAGCTGCCGTTTTTCTGGAAAACACCGAAAACTGCCAGTTTACCAATTGCGAGTTTACGGAGTTGGGCGGTAACGCGCTGTTTATGAGTGCCTACAATCGAAACTCCGTTGTGAAAGGGTCTTACTTTCATGCCATTGGTGCCAGCGCTATCTGTTTCGTGGGTGACTCATCGGCCGTTCGTTCACCGGCTTTTCGGTATGAGGAGTTTGTGCCGTATGCAAAACAGGATCGGTTGCCCGGTCCCAAAAGTGAGGCTTACCCGGCCCAGTGTGTGGCCGAGGATAATCTGATTCATCACATCGGACAGCTCGAAAAACAAGCCGCTGGTGTTGAGATTTCGATGGCTTCCGGCATCGTTGTCCGGCATAATTCCATTTATCAGGTGCCACGTGCCGGGATAAACATCAGCGAGGGCACCTGGGGCGGGCACCTGCTGGAATACAACGACGTGTTCGATACTGTACTCGAAACGGGCGATCACGGCTCGTTCAATTCGTGGGGCCGCGACCGGTTCTGGCATCCTAATCGGGCTACAATGGACAGCCTGGTGGCGGCTCATCCTGAACTGATCGACCTGGATGCAAAGGCGACAACGATCATCCGGAATAACCGATTCCGCTGCGATCATGGTTGGGACATTGACCTCGACGACGGGAGCAGTAATTACTTGATTACCAATAATGTTTGCCTGAATGGAGGACTTAAATTTCGGGAAGGATTCAACCGGGTGGCCGAAAACAATATTCTGGTCAACAATTCCTTTCACCCGCATGTGTGGTTCAAAAACAGTGGCGATGTTTTCCGGCGGAACATTGTCATGCGACCCTACGCGCCAATTGGCATCACCGAATGGGGAAAGGAGGTTGATTTTAATGAGTTCCCCGATCAGGCGGCCTTATTGAAAGCGCAGAAAAACGGCACCGACGAACATAGTCTGGCGGGTGATTCCCAGTTTATGAATGCCGCCAAGGGCGATTATCGGGTAATGCCCGATAGCCCGGCGCTGAAAATCGGGTTTCAAAATTTTGGGATGAACCAGTTTGGCGTACAACGACCCGCGTTGCGCTTCATTGCCGAAACGCCCAAATTACCCGTGCTGCTGAATGCACAACTGGAAGATACTGTCAAGGAAATGGTTTGGCTCGGCGCCACCATTCGCAATGTGCAGGGTTTGGGCGACCGGTCGGCGTTTGGGCTGCCCGATGAAAAAGGCGTTATTGTCGTTAACATCCCGACAGAAAGCCTGCTGGCTGCATCAGGGCTGCAAAAGGGAGATGTGATCCGGACGGCAAACAACGAAGAAGTGCCGACCATCGGCCGATTGATTGCTATTCAGCAGCAGATCAACTGGACGGGGCGTTTACCCGTGACCATTATGCGCAATCAACAGGCTCTTGGGCTGACTTTACCCTTAAAGTAG
- the fahA gene encoding fumarylacetoacetase, producing the protein MLYGIFSYDTSTPRVGFKHKDYVLDLEVVALLGYFDSLAVDPVVFTKPVLNEFIALGRPTHQAIKQRLRELLDNEASTLADVHDQVFIHASRVRMHLPVRIGDYTDFYAGIHHAEHVGRMFRPTSDPLLPNYKRLPVAYHGRASSIVVSGTPVRRPSGQFLDGDQVTFSPTKALDFELELGLIIGKSSALGEPIFIDKAEEYIFGVTLFNDWSARDIQRWEYQPLGPFLGKNFASSLSAWVLPFDELEPFRVAGMPQEPAPLPYLQSSQPGHFDLDLSVWLQPADGDDVCIARSNARYLYWSFAQMIAHHTINGCNLNIGDVLATGTISGPDPGSYGSLLEISWNGERPLHVSHSVARTFLADGDTVTLRGRGFRHGFLADLGDVTGTIQS; encoded by the coding sequence ATGCTTTACGGTATTTTCAGTTACGATACGTCGACGCCCAGAGTGGGTTTTAAACACAAGGATTATGTCCTCGACCTCGAAGTGGTGGCGCTACTTGGTTATTTTGACAGCCTCGCCGTTGACCCCGTGGTGTTTACCAAACCCGTCCTGAATGAGTTTATCGCCCTTGGCAGGCCAACCCACCAGGCTATTAAACAGCGGCTTAGGGAGTTACTCGACAATGAAGCCAGCACGCTGGCCGACGTTCACGACCAGGTATTCATTCACGCGTCGCGGGTACGCATGCATTTGCCCGTTCGTATCGGCGACTATACCGATTTCTACGCCGGAATTCATCATGCCGAGCATGTAGGCCGTATGTTCAGGCCTACAAGCGACCCGCTGCTCCCTAACTACAAACGCCTGCCGGTCGCCTACCACGGCCGGGCTTCGTCCATTGTTGTATCGGGAACACCTGTCCGTCGGCCGAGTGGGCAGTTTCTGGATGGTGATCAAGTGACGTTCAGCCCGACGAAAGCCCTGGATTTTGAGCTGGAACTGGGCCTGATCATTGGCAAATCGTCGGCGCTTGGCGAGCCGATTTTCATTGATAAGGCTGAAGAGTACATCTTTGGCGTCACGCTCTTCAATGACTGGTCGGCGCGGGATATTCAGCGCTGGGAATACCAACCGCTGGGACCTTTTCTGGGCAAAAACTTTGCATCGAGCTTGTCGGCCTGGGTGTTGCCGTTTGATGAACTGGAGCCGTTTCGCGTGGCGGGTATGCCTCAGGAACCAGCCCCTCTCCCCTATTTGCAAAGCAGCCAGCCCGGCCATTTCGACCTCGATCTGTCGGTTTGGCTACAACCCGCCGATGGTGACGACGTCTGCATTGCCCGCTCCAATGCCCGGTATCTGTACTGGAGTTTTGCGCAGATGATTGCGCATCATACGATCAATGGCTGTAACCTCAATATTGGGGATGTGCTGGCCACCGGCACTATTTCGGGACCAGATCCCGGCAGTTACGGGTCACTATTGGAAATAAGCTGGAATGGCGAACGCCCCCTCCATGTATCTCATTCGGTGGCCCGGACATTTTTGGCCGATGGCGATACAGTAACCTTACGGGGCCGGGGTTTCCGGCACGGCTTTCTGGCCGATCTAGGCGATGTAACAGGAACTATTCAATCATGA
- a CDS encoding flavin reductase family protein: protein MRTINPADLQPNEFYRFMIGTIGPRPIAFASTIGASGAVNLSPFSFFNIFGYNPATLVFAPSRNRHGHKKHTLLNLEEVGEVVINIVNYAMVEQMSLASAEFEQGINEFDKAGFTAISSDRVRPPRVAESPAAFECVVKQIIHTGDGPGAGSLVICEVVMGHFHDTIFDAKGAIDPNQLDLIGRMGADWYCRAHGDALFEVARPQVGIGVDQLPADIRNSAILSGNDLGKLGSFQAFPTAEEIKAYRESGALTELVDEARNGCQYLPDLLHVRAKRLLIENKVKEALLTLLATQG, encoded by the coding sequence ATGAGAACAATCAATCCAGCCGATTTACAGCCCAATGAATTCTACCGGTTCATGATCGGAACCATTGGCCCACGACCCATTGCCTTTGCCAGTACGATAGGAGCCAGCGGAGCCGTTAACCTAAGCCCCTTCAGCTTTTTCAATATCTTTGGCTATAATCCGGCCACGCTAGTTTTCGCCCCAAGCCGGAACCGGCACGGCCACAAAAAACACACGCTCCTGAACCTGGAGGAAGTAGGTGAAGTCGTGATCAACATCGTCAATTACGCGATGGTTGAGCAAATGTCGCTGGCCAGTGCCGAATTTGAACAAGGCATCAACGAGTTCGATAAAGCGGGTTTTACAGCGATTTCGTCGGATCGGGTGCGCCCACCCCGCGTCGCCGAATCACCGGCGGCTTTTGAGTGCGTCGTGAAGCAAATCATTCATACGGGCGATGGCCCCGGCGCGGGTAGCCTGGTTATCTGTGAGGTGGTTATGGGCCATTTTCACGATACTATTTTCGACGCCAAAGGAGCCATTGATCCAAACCAACTCGACCTGATTGGGCGTATGGGCGCTGACTGGTATTGCCGCGCCCACGGGGATGCCCTTTTTGAGGTAGCCCGGCCGCAAGTCGGGATTGGCGTCGATCAACTGCCTGCCGATATTCGGAACAGCGCCATTTTATCCGGTAATGACCTGGGAAAACTCGGCAGCTTTCAGGCCTTTCCTACTGCCGAGGAAATAAAGGCCTACCGGGAGTCCGGCGCATTGACGGAATTAGTTGACGAAGCCCGGAACGGTTGCCAGTATTTACCGGATTTGCTCCATGTACGGGCCAAACGACTCCTCATTGAAAACAAGGTGAAAGAAGCCTTGCTGACGCTGCTGGCAACGCAGGGATGA
- a CDS encoding alpha-amylase family glycosyl hydrolase has product MTEPHQNYLWWQEGIIYQIYPRSFQDSNGDGIGDIPGISTRLDYVQSLGVTTIWLSPIFPSPMADFGYDISDYQDVSPLFGSLADFDVLLTEVHSRGMKLILDLVPNHTSSQHPWFLESRSSRDNPKRDWYIWQDGRPDGSPPNNWLSVFGGSGWEWDEPTQQYYYHGFLKEQPDLNWRNPVVQEAMFTAIRFWLDKGVDGFRVDVIWHLIKDNQLRDNPVNPDYEPHMATYDQLVPVYSTDQPEVHDLIRQMRQLVDTYEERLLIGEIYLPVQQLMAYYGVDGNEVHLPFNFQLLLLPWEAPQIATAIAEYERALPVNGWPNWVLGNHDRPRIASRVGTEQARVAALLLLTLRGTPTLYYGDEIGMRDVAIPFDEVQDPQGLNMPEKNLSRDPERTPMQWNSQPNAGFTEGKPWLRLARDFARQNVDQQQADPYSMLALYKRLIDLRQQEPSLKAGDYLPVYSDAQLIAYIRHIKNAPRFLIVLNLSHHPAYFTLTDHALKGIVEVATLPEWEGSFISETISLGGDEGILVRLTT; this is encoded by the coding sequence ATGACCGAACCGCATCAGAACTACCTGTGGTGGCAGGAAGGAATTATTTACCAGATTTACCCCCGATCGTTCCAGGATAGCAACGGCGATGGAATCGGCGACATTCCCGGTATCTCGACCCGGCTCGACTATGTGCAGTCGTTGGGCGTTACAACCATCTGGCTATCGCCGATCTTCCCCTCGCCTATGGCCGATTTCGGCTATGATATTTCTGACTACCAAGACGTTAGTCCGCTCTTTGGCTCACTAGCCGATTTTGATGTGCTGCTGACCGAAGTCCACAGCCGGGGCATGAAATTGATTCTTGATCTGGTGCCCAACCATACCTCCAGTCAGCATCCCTGGTTTCTGGAATCCCGTTCCTCGCGGGACAATCCGAAACGAGACTGGTACATCTGGCAGGATGGCCGGCCCGACGGATCGCCACCCAACAACTGGCTCAGTGTATTTGGGGGCAGTGGCTGGGAATGGGACGAACCAACGCAGCAGTACTATTATCACGGATTTCTGAAGGAACAGCCGGATCTGAACTGGCGAAATCCAGTCGTACAGGAAGCCATGTTTACGGCCATACGCTTCTGGCTGGACAAAGGTGTCGATGGTTTTCGGGTCGATGTGATCTGGCATCTGATAAAAGATAATCAACTGCGCGACAACCCCGTCAATCCTGATTATGAGCCGCACATGGCTACCTACGATCAGTTGGTGCCCGTCTACTCCACTGACCAGCCGGAAGTTCATGACCTGATCCGGCAAATGCGCCAGCTTGTAGACACGTATGAGGAGCGACTACTGATTGGCGAAATTTACCTGCCTGTTCAGCAGTTGATGGCCTATTATGGTGTTGATGGCAATGAAGTGCATCTACCCTTTAACTTTCAATTGCTGCTGTTACCCTGGGAAGCTCCTCAAATCGCCACGGCCATTGCAGAGTATGAACGGGCGTTACCCGTCAACGGGTGGCCCAACTGGGTACTGGGTAACCACGACCGTCCCCGGATTGCGAGCCGGGTAGGAACAGAACAGGCTCGGGTGGCGGCTCTGTTGTTGCTGACGCTTCGGGGTACGCCTACGCTGTATTATGGGGATGAAATCGGTATGCGGGATGTTGCAATTCCGTTCGATGAGGTGCAGGACCCGCAAGGCCTGAACATGCCGGAGAAGAACCTGAGCCGCGACCCCGAACGAACTCCCATGCAATGGAACAGCCAACCCAATGCCGGTTTTACGGAAGGCAAGCCCTGGCTCAGGCTGGCTCGTGATTTCGCCCGCCAAAACGTTGACCAGCAACAGGCAGACCCGTACTCGATGCTTGCGCTCTACAAACGGCTGATCGACCTGCGGCAGCAGGAGCCCTCCCTAAAGGCCGGTGATTATTTACCAGTCTATTCGGATGCACAACTTATTGCCTACATCCGGCATATAAAGAACGCCCCGAGGTTCCTGATTGTGCTGAACCTAAGTCACCATCCCGCTTATTTTACGTTAACGGATCACGCACTAAAAGGCATTGTCGAAGTGGCTACGTTGCCTGAATGGGAAGGCAGCTTTATTAGCGAGACAATTAGTTTGGGTGGGGATGAGGGTATCTTGGTCAGGCTAACTACTTGA
- a CDS encoding DUF421 domain-containing protein — MKKDAIHLADWQRIFLGEVPGSFYVEILIRAAVVYLILVVSMRLMGRRMSSQLSRNEMAAMVSMAAAIGVPILDASRGLLPAVIIALVVVSTQRLVSYWASRNETFEGISQDINSTLVENAVIQLKAMKEARMTRELLFAQLRSSGLIHLGHVKRLYIEANGEFTLIKEPEPKPGLSLLPEWDTDFIDEQEKAPEHCVCYHCGNPQPASGREADACARCGHQEWVPALK; from the coding sequence ATGAAAAAAGATGCAATTCACCTGGCCGACTGGCAACGGATTTTCCTCGGGGAAGTGCCGGGAAGTTTTTACGTTGAAATTCTGATTCGGGCCGCTGTCGTCTACCTCATTCTGGTCGTGTCGATGCGTTTGATGGGCCGCCGTATGTCGTCTCAGCTAAGCCGGAATGAAATGGCCGCTATGGTCTCGATGGCAGCCGCCATTGGAGTTCCTATTCTGGACGCCAGCAGAGGGCTTTTGCCCGCTGTCATTATTGCACTGGTTGTGGTAAGCACCCAGCGGCTTGTTTCGTACTGGGCATCCAGAAATGAGACGTTCGAAGGTATTTCTCAGGATATTAACAGTACGCTGGTCGAGAATGCCGTTATCCAGCTGAAAGCCATGAAAGAGGCCCGTATGACCCGTGAACTGCTCTTTGCTCAACTTCGCTCAAGCGGATTGATTCATTTAGGACACGTGAAGCGGCTGTATATCGAAGCGAATGGGGAATTTACGCTCATTAAAGAACCGGAGCCTAAACCGGGCCTTTCGCTATTGCCCGAATGGGATACCGACTTTATTGACGAACAGGAAAAAGCCCCGGAGCACTGTGTTTGCTACCACTGCGGAAACCCACAACCAGCATCCGGTCGGGAAGCCGATGCCTGCGCTCGTTGCGGGCATCAGGAGTGGGTTCCGGCGCTCAAGTAG